The genomic stretch TGCTGAAGTTTCCTGAAACAGATCATCTGAGACTGAGGGTCCGCTGCCTCCTATTGCTCCATCTGCCTCTCTCCTTCGCTAAGCTGGTGTTTTCCAGtctttcttcctcccccaccccacgccccaacctgtcatctctctcctctctcaagGCATGTGAAAGATTAGTGCCAAACAGGCCTGGAGCTCTTTCCACTtttcctcagctcccaggccagaATGCTGGAGTAGGCCCTGTGCCTTTGGTCTTACCCTGAGGGCTAGTTGTCGCGGGCTGGGAGTTGTGGCCTGCAAGAGAAAGCAGAACACGTAGACTAGCTTGGTGAGCCTTCTGCCCAGCCTTCACCCCCGCCCCGGAGAAGAACCCAGGCCTTTTGGCTTCCAGCCTCCCACGCTAGAAGGCAGACACCCTTGGCAGTAGGCTAGAGGATGTGACTCCAGCTCATGGCGCTGGCTTCCTCTGAGACGGTGACTCAATCACACCATCGCCACCACCTCATGGTTCAGTGTCCTAGAGTCCTTTCCTGTCTCTTCAGTCCCACATGGGTTATATACCGACCTGACACAAGGGCAGGGGAAGGTTATTCCAAAGTAGTGATATGTCCAAGGACAGAGGGCCAGTGAACTGCCACGTCTAGACAAAGACCCAGAACTCCAGGTCTCTAGCTAACGTTCTCACTACACTACCATGGAGCCATCCCTTTTCTGTGAATACTGTCATCCTGGTCTTGTCCCAAGGGAAGGGGATGGAAAGATGTGGTGAATAAGATGAGGTGAGGGATTGGGGTTGGTACCTGGGCTGTCTCTCTACCCCTCCAGCTGGAGGTAAGGGCCTACACAGGAAGCAAGTTCTGAGGTACGTACAGGAGGCAAGGAAATTCTAGAACGAGCCACCAGTTTACTCTAACAGGTAGAGGCTACTTCAGAAATGGTCACTGTTAGCCAAACCCAGGGAAGAGGCAATTATCAGGAGGCCCCAGTCACAAGGCCTCGTtctcctttgtgtgtgtgcatgagtgtgccTGCGGACCTCCACGCAGATGTGCATGTGTGCTGTGTGTCCATATATGTGTCCCCTGTGTGCGTGGGACCTGAAAGGTCAGGTTGTGTTTGCTCATTTTCCACAATGAAATCATTCTTGAAACCTGTGAACAATGTGAAAGGAAAACAACGTGGGGAAGTGGAGCCGCCCAGCTGGGTTCCCGTCCTCCACTAGCTGGGCTGGGACTGCAGCCGCTGGCCTGGCCTCCTGCTCCCTCAGCCCCGCATCATCAGGGAAGTACCAAGCCTGGGAGCCCAGGCCCCGGTGAACAGAGGCTGCTGAGGGCCAGGGACCTGCCCAGCCTGGGGCAGCCCACTAGTTTATTTTCTTCAGCCACTGCCTTCCTCCATGGGGCTATCACTTGGATAGTGTGGAAATAATTGCTTCCAAGCCCAAGCTTGCCCAAAGCCAGGGCTGTGTTTTTCCAGGTCACCATCTCTCATAGCCCCATTCCCTCCTTGGGTGGGGCAGTCAAGAGGGGAGTTAAAACTTCTAGGTGCCCCAGCCTAGAGAGAACTCTTCCCAGCTGGGGAATCACCCTGGGTGAACACTTTTCAATCTGAGgcatgtcttaaaaaaaaaaatctatcagttATTGATCAAGCATATCTAAGGTACCATCTTTGCTCTATAAGGTGATAACTAGTTTTTAGTGGGAAGGCACAGTTCACTGCCTTCCTGCATTTATCTAGAAGCAAAACTAGTGTCTTAGAAGGAGTTCCAAAGTCACAAGCTCTGAGTCCCAGTGGCCTGCTCTCTCTTTGtctcctgtctcccctccccctaccGGAACAGTTTGTCAACAGTGGATTCCTCTGTGAGGAGGGACTTGGGGAGCATCTGTTTCTATAGGCCGGGCTGCCTCTGACCACTAGGCACAGGGATATCTTACTTTCCTGTCTCCCCTCCCTAATCCCTACCTGCTTCACTCGCTGCCAGCCTCTCTATTCCCCCTCTTCACCACCACCACACTGTTCTCCTCAGCAGCATAGTTTAGTAGTTAAACTCATGGATTTTGGAGTCTGGCGGTCTTGAGTTCAAGCCCTGACTCTGTCACTTACTGTCtgacctgggcctcagttttctcttctttaaaatgcaaGTGATTTTAGTAGCCCAAAAGTCATTGTGAGGATAAGAAAAGgcacataaagcacttaacacaggGCCTGACAGTTCATGCTCAAGAAATTctggacatttaaatttttgcCCCCTTCTCTCCAATCCTCCAAGTTTCAAGTCTGCCCTCAATCTGTGTCTCCACAGTCACGTCTCTTTGTGGGCCTGAATATCCTCAAAAAGATTCCCCAGTCCACCAAAAGAAGGAAACAGCGAGGGCTGTGAGATCCTGGGATGAGCGGCTAGGATACTCAAGGGTGATTGTAGCTCAGGAAGAATCACTCAGGACATTCCTAACCCTGGAGCTTGGCTGGGACAGAACAGCAGGTAGGGAAGCTGGGAGAAGCCTAGGTTTGTGAAAATGTCCCCTCGTGGGTCTCACCTCTTAATCTCCTCCTCTGCCATTTCTGAGGTTTCTACGGCAGCCTAGTCCCCCAGCCCCAGATCAGATGTGTGACTCTATCCTcccgggagggggtggggggaataggAATGGGATGATCAGAGTTTTATCCCCAGTCCTTGGgcttttagaaaaatgtctgacCTCTCCAGGAGACAGAGCGTTGGGGAACTCGAGCCCTCTCACCCACCGCCAAGAAACCgccatcctccctccccatccagATACTCTTGAACCCCCTTCTGCCGCTTTGAGCACATGCTCATAAATCCTCCACAGAGGACCTGTGGAgggtgaggtgggggtggggaagggatgacCGAAGGGAAGTTTCTGCCCTGTGAGTCAGAATCTCCTGGATTTCTCATGGTTCCCAGAAACCGCTCCCTAATTAGAGGACCCCTTATGAGCTGCTTCACACTCATCCGCTAGCAGAGCTCTGTCTGAGAGGTGTTGTTCCCAGGTCATTTCCTCTGGGGGTCATTTCATCTGGCCTCCTAGATGAAATGCGTACATCTTCTTTGGCAAATGGTTCTTTGTATCTAACCTGAGTCCCTCTTCCTGTGATTTGAGCATAAAGTCAATATTTGGAAATCCCGGGTTGTTACTCCTCATacgaaagaagaaaaaagatcacCTGTAAAGCCAAGGTACAGACAGTTTTGTGCTAGGACACCCTGGAAGGAGCTTTCCAGCCTCAACCTCACACCAAGACAGTCACCTCCCACATTTCAGGGGGCCAGCCTCTCCGGGGGCCCCAGTTCACCCTGGAAAATGTCCCACAAAAGAGTCTAACCATACCTCTATTTTACCGCTGCCTGGGAATGACCAGCTCCCAAGCCAAGTGATCCCCTTCACAAAAAGGCTCTGGAATTTCCCTCCGGGTGAGCGAAGCCCTGGATGCAGAGCCTGTGTGGTGTGTGTCCTGAAGGAGAGACAGGCGCCCAGGACTGCCGGCCGCAGGAGAGGAGCTGCTGAAGGACAGTGGCAGGTGCCTCTTACCTTGGAGCAGGAGGAAGCCCAGGATGGCCCAGCACAGCTGCGTTTCTCCGACGCTCCCCATGTCAGCTGGGTCTGCGGCAGGCAGGCAGCCTCTGTGCGGAGGCTCTGTCCATagtggaaaagagagagggagtgctggggcgggatgggggtgggggctgacTCTCCAGAGCTTCCTGTCaaagaatagaaggaaacagATTGGGACTGGCTCCAGGGGCCCTGCTCAGCCCGGCAGCCCAGTTGAGGATGTAAGGCTGAAACAGCCGCGCCTGCGCCCGGGCTCCTCGTGGCCTGGGCTAGGGCCACCGTGGTCTCCTCCAGGACCTGTGCCCAAAAGCCAGCGAGAGCAACCTGGCCCCGTgccccctctcttcccctccgTGGGGATCCATCGGTCCCTCCGTACACCACCTGGAGGCTTTCTTGGAGTGTAACTCTGTTTCACTGAGCCCTATAGCTCGGCCCACCGGCCGCCCACCCTCTGTAGACTGAATCCTCCACATGCCTCTCCCTCCTCAGGGCTCCGGATGCAGATGGGACTCCCTACATCTTTCAGGGAGACCTTACAAACATTACTGTTATTCTGAATAGAAAAACAAGAGGACCACGTTCTAAGCATCCCTCCCTCAGCCCTCCCCTCACGTTGGGGTCAGGTGTTCCCTGTGCTCCAGCAGCACCCTGTCCTTAGCATCCAGCCAGCCAGTTGCACTCGCTCTGCCGGCCAAGTCAGCAGTCCAATGACCAGCAGCTTAAGCGAGCTTGGAGGTCTGAGTGGGGTCCCTAAACGTTAGGGTGTGTAGCAGCTGGGCTGAGAGACAAGGAATCAGGAAGCTACATCTTACTTCCTGGGATCAAATCACTGGGTGAGGGGAGTTCCTGGGGCGTCTCCTGGTCTCCAGACTGGAATAGAGGGTGGTGCATGCACAGCGAGGGACAGATTGAGGGATGGCTGGTCCCATGGAGTTAGTTGGGAACCAAAAATTATCCTTTATAAACTGTCTCCGGGGAGAGGAGAGACTGGTGGGCACTTTTTGTGACTTGGATGCATTAAAGCACACACATTCACAAATGAAGTTATAGACAAGTGCAAAGAGACATACCAGAATTCATATTTGtgaaagtcaaagaagaaaaaacccaaagagaaaagaatgccTTGCATGGGAATGATAAATATCAAATTCAACAAGATGTTTATCCCTACGgtgagaaggaggggagaggtcAGGGAGTGGggcttctattttatttgtaatgttttagtccttaaaattttttgaaatcatGTGACAGACTATTGAGATGAACAGAACTAGTGGTTGGGCCAGAGAGATTTAGTATATTATAGTCTGCACTTTCCAGTGTGTTTGAGAAatcgcttttttaaaaaaaatcaaagataatgaCTTCAAGGAATCAGTTGGGATAGAGAGCAGGCAAGTcctggtggggggcggggcgggattAAGGCGCTGGCCAAGTGCCTGGGATCTTGTGGAGGAGGGACAGGCAGGCAGACCTAGGCTCCTGAAGCTGGTAGGGGGCATGAAAGGACGTGCCAAGGAGTAAGATCAAAGCACTCTCAGAGTTGAGGGCTGGGCTCAGGGTAGTCCAGATGTTTGAGGAAGTAAAAGCGCAGGAGAGAGCGTTGAGGCTGCGTGTGCAGAGGGTGTGTGCCCCGTAAGCCCCATAGACGTGGCAGCTCCGGGTAGGGACCGAGCTGGGGAGGCAGGTTCTCCTTTGCCCGGCTGGCCGCCAGTCCCGAGGGAGCCTTGCACAGCGGGACAATGCATCAGGTAGATTCTCAGCTCACCCCCTCCCGCCAGGCTGGTGAGACTCCCCCCAGGGGCCCCAAGCCTTTCACCAGCCTGTGCTTCCCTTTTTCCCCCCGTACATCCGGAGCTGCTTCCCCACCCCCTGACCTGGGAGCTCTGTGGCCTGGGCCCCAGAGAGCTCTGACTTTCAAGCAGGGTGGGGAGGTAGGTATTGAGCTTTCCAGATGCCAAGGGACAGGTattggggagggatggggtggaCAGTGTGACTCAGGAACTAAAGGGAGTGGGTTTGTCCTGGCCAGCCCTTCCTGGACCCCAGGTGCCTAGCCATGGGGATAGCCAGGCTGAGGGTTCAGGGTTAGGGGAGGGGCTCCACCTCAAGGGTCTGCTCCTCAAGGTCCAGCTGGGGAAGAGAAGACTAAGGAGATAGTTTCTTGAGCCTGTGATAACTTCGCCAGCTCTGGGGCTTACAATTTGGAGGTTTGCTACCTTGATGGTAATCCCCCAACCCCCTCTCAATACTTAGCAGGATAGAGACAGACAGAGGTAGGGATCATGACCCCCAGCTTTTGGTAGAAGACCCTGAAAGAGAACAGAGGTTGGCGTGGGGTCTCCTCAGTCCATCTTGGACAAAGCCAGGAATCCACACTGGCCATTCCCTCCCCTCCAGGACCCTGAACCTGATTCTGAGTGGGGTGTTTTGGGGTATAGCTCTTGCCTCACTCCAAGTCTCTGGGGTTcatgcctcctcttcctctctccctctccccgggGTACACCCCTCTTCCTACTGTGTGTGTGGAGAGTAGTGGGAACGTAAGATGCTGGACACAATGACTCCTTTTTCCTGGGACTTTAAGGAATAGCTGTTCACTGCCCCCCTGGCCAGGGCATGGGACAGCAGCCCATAGTGTGCTAAGATTCCTGACCCAGGACATAGGATCTATTTAGGAATTTTGCTGAAGACCTGGGAAGAGAGAGCAGTGGGAGGGGACTTGGCAGGGGGttgtgggtgggggggggaggaggcaAACTTTATATGCCAGGCTGTAATAAAGCCCCTCTCTTTGTCCCTTTCCGAATGACCTTGTTGccttatctctgttttttttccccctctgtctctgtctctctgcatcTATCTTcacttctgtctctttttctctctctttttctttctgtctctctctttgtatctttctcattctctctgtatccccctctgtctttttctttcattttctctattgttatgtgtgtttatctctgtgattctctgtctctcacttctctctctgtctttaccgtctctctgtctttctttctctctctctctctctctctctcagttccCTTTGGGTGTCTATCTCTCTctattttggtctttttctgtgtgtatgtgcccATGTCACCCTCTCCATCTGCTGCTTCCCTCCCAGGCTGGCCACCATCCCTGGCTTTCTGCAGCTGTGAACGGCTCAGCGGGGCAGGTGCCCCAGAGGCAGCTTCCGGAGGTGCTGGGCGGGACCTGGGAACCACCTCAAGGGGTCGGGCTGCCCCTGCTAACTGTCATTGTCACTGCCTTTGTCTTGCTGGCAGTCTGTATCGTGGTGGCAGTCCACTTTGGGCCAAGGCTACACAAGGGCCATGCCACTCTCGCCACAGAGCCACCATCCCCAAAGCCAGAGGGAGGCATCTCCCTCACCCGCTGGCGAGTGCTGGGCCGTCAGGACAGTCACGAAGATGCCCAGCAGGAACCTCCTGGCTCTGACTCCTGCCCTGTGCCAGATGGGCCCAGGTTCAGCATTGATGAAGTCACATTTCTGTAGGAGGGAGACTTTGGAAAGTTGGCCTGACCTGGCTCAGAACAAGAAACTGGACAGAGAATTAGGGCAAAAGCAAATTGGGGCCTGGGCATCAGAGCTTCGGAAGGGCACACATGGACTTAGCTGGAGCTGCCCTCTCAGCAGAGTATTTATACAGAAAGCCCTGTTGtggaccaaaaaataaaagaagcttgaatgctgctgtgagcattccCAGGGTCCAAGTTGCCCTTAAAAACTTACCCCCTCCTCTTCAGGGACCACCAGACCACTGAACCTCCCTCTCTGAGGTCCTACTCCCTCCTCcactcctcatctcctcccctttTGGTGTCAAAGTGAGCCTAGCTTGGAAGAttccaccacccaccccacccctgtgcAGGGATGTCAGAGGCTCCTGGTAGAGGACCCGTCCCCACAGCCTGTGAGGGCCAGCCAGGGAGAGCCAAGGCAAAGAACCCAGGGGTCTGCCTTCTCTGAGactcaggaaaggaaggaaaatctgTTACCCTTTACCTTTGGCTGTCAGGGCCCAGGTCTTGCCAACAACTTCCAAGGCCCTTAAAAGCCCCAAGCACCAATCATAGCTCCCCAAATTGTCTTTGAATTGCCCCCACTATCTTGGAGCAAGACTCTATCTTGCCTTCCCAGGATGGGATAGAGGAAACTGGGGGGGCTCTCAATACCTCCCACTTTCTGTGCACATTGGCCTGTTAGAACTAGCCTAGCATTTACCCCAGGACATTTCCCAGATCCAGAATCTTCCAGATGGtgggaaaacaggaaaggaaaaggagctcCATGGAGGTTgtctggggagaggaaggggtggggatccCTGCAGGGGGCGGGACATGGAGGCTGGGAAGATGCAGGAGGCCAGGAAGGCAGAACAGAGCCTCCCAGTGGCTCTCTGGAAAGGTACCCCTTTCCCTGACACCTTTGAGCCTCACTTATGTGCAGTCAAGAACATGCAGACAGACATTTATGGAGGAACTTCTGGGTGCTTTACTCTGGGGGACACCTCAGGGCAACAAGTCAACCCTGGGCACTGTCCTCGGTGAGACCCCAGTACAGTCAAGGGCTCTGAGAAATAACAGAAGATGAAGAGGAACAGAGACGGGGATTGTAATGTGTGCAGAGGACTGGCTTGCCTCCACTGAGACTGGTAAGAGGCAGCTCTAATGTTAATAGCTGCTCCTTCTTGTGGGCCCACTATGTGCTGGGCTACAGGCTCATCCATGGACCTACAGATATTATATTGTTTACTCCTCATaacagccctgggaggaggagccactgttatccccatttacagTTGGGGATATCAAGACACCCAGGAGGACACAAGTACCAAGTGgtggaatcaggatttgaacctggggcCGTCAGACTCCATAGTCTGAGCACCATGTTGGGGGCCAGATGCATAGGGAAAGGTTATGTTGGGGATACCCTTAATTCTGGGCTGGTTTTTAGGTGTTGGAATGACTGCTGTGAAGTTGGGGGATCCTCAGGGGCAGGATGGCTGGCacagtgggggaggagaggagactgTCTCCCCCTTTACTCCCTTGGCTCTCTCTTTACTCTCTGTCATCCTTGGGAGCAGTGGGTTGCTTCTGGCcgatgtgtgtctgtgtgtggagtTTTTCTCCACAGTAATACTGTACTCAGAAATTCGTATTGagcatttgtgataaaaacaaaggtgggagggagggaataaGTCTTGGGCGGAATGGATGGAAGTGGCAGAAATGGGCTGTCCGGCCTCCCAGATGGGGGCAATTTTGCCACCACGGTGTCGTTGCAATGGCTCAGGTCTAACACTGACAGCACAAAGTATGGCAGGTGGCCAGCTGCCACTGCCAAGGTCCCCAGCGTATATCCCATCACCTCACACAAACCCTCTTCCCCCAGTTATCCAGGGGACTCTCATCCGGAGACGTTTATTCAGTGACCCCTGCTTCTTTGAGCAGCCCCTTGCCCAGGACACATGTGTGTAACCCTCATGGCATCTGTGTGCTGGCTCaggcccctccctgtcccccaagACTCCCACTGGAGACAAGGGCACTGAAAGGACAGGTGGAGTGGGGGTGCTGCCCAGCTCTATGCCCTCAGCCCAACTGGTGGGCTCTGTCTACACTGAAATGATAGCTACCACCCCATGGCCCTGTACTAGGATGAGGGGGGTTGTAAGGAAATGTGTCTGTGCAAGCAGATTTGGACATTGCAGATAATAATGGCCAACCGCCTGTGTCAGTCAGAGTCTGGCCAGAAAAAGATGGCATACTCAAATAATCTGAGGAACGTTTAAAAAGGGGActacttagggacttccctggtggttcagtggttaagactccaagcttccactgcagggggtgcaggttcaatccctggtcggggaactaagatcccaaatgctgcatggtgtggccaaaaaaattaaaaaataaaaaataaaaagggaactaTTTAGAAAGGGCAGGTGTAAGGAAACTACAAGTGAGAGTGAGCGCTCCAGACTGAGCATCAGTGAGGCTCCAATACCACTGCCAGGACTGAAGGGGCATGAGGAGGAGGAAGTTAATGAGACCTGGAGATAGACAGGGTTACTGAAAGGGTCCTTTAGGTCTAGAGAGAGCCCACAGTGACCTTGATACTGCAGGGAGGGACCTGGGGGAATAGATACCCCAGGctcacccttcccttcccctccttctcccactgGGGCTTCCCATTGACTGAATGTGACCGGAATCTAGAGGGCAAGGGAGCCTGTTGAAGTCATCCCAGGACAGAGGAGAGGTAGAGAGTAGGTCTGAGGGTCCAATGGGAGACACCTGGAAGATCCTTGAAGTTTACCTGGCATTTAGAGTTTACAAAAAACCCATACAGCCATAGTCCTCACAAAAActaccctgtgaggtaggtagggCAATGATTATaatcccatttcatagatgaggacactgaggctcagagaggtgaaacaacttgcccaaggtcataggaTTCATCTTGAGATGTCAAGTCCAAGGACCTTCTCTGAGAGGCCCCCTATGGAAGGAAATGGCTCTGCTAGGCCTCTAGCTGCTGAAGAAAGAAATCCTCCAGTCCAGAGTCTTGGGGATGGCCAGGGGCTCAGGGAAGGTGACCCTGGGCCTCAGAAGACATCCGAGCGGAGCGGGAGAGGCTGTTCCATGCCACTGATGAGGAGCTCAGGCTCTTGGGACAGTGTGGAGGAAACGGGCATCACTGAGGTCCCCACGGTGCCCATGGTAacctccctttcctcctgccGAAGGTGCTGGAGAATCTCTTGTGACAAGGAGAAGCTGCTTCCCTCTGCGGGTTCTGGAACAAGGGTTGGGGTGGGCAGGCGGGTGAGGGCCTCACACATTCCCACTCTAGCACACCCAGAGAACTTGCTGGGTGGATCCTccaaccctccctctcccccacctccctgcatcTCCTCCCCACTCCTAGCCACTGGAGCTAGGGTTTCATGAAATCCTAGAGCTAGCAGTGGTTTTAGAGACAAGAGAATTCCACCCTCTTTCTTTTAGAGATGATACTCAGAGAGGGGCAGAtacctgcctaaggtcacagagcaagggAGTGG from Balaenoptera musculus isolate JJ_BM4_2016_0621 chromosome 3, mBalMus1.pri.v3, whole genome shotgun sequence encodes the following:
- the SMIM33 gene encoding small integral membrane protein 33; amino-acid sequence: MHQAGHHPWLSAAVNGSAGQVPQRQLPEVLGGTWEPPQGVGLPLLTVIVTAFVLLAVCIVVAVHFGPRLHKGHATLATEPPSPKPEGGISLTRWRVLGRQDSHEDAQQEPPGSDSCPVPDGPRFSIDEVTFL